From Camelus bactrianus isolate YW-2024 breed Bactrian camel chromosome 16, ASM4877302v1, whole genome shotgun sequence, the proteins below share one genomic window:
- the CNP gene encoding 2',3'-cyclic-nucleotide 3'-phosphodiesterase isoform X2: protein MSSSGAKDKPELQFPFLQDEETVATLQECKTLFILRGLPGSGKSTLARVIVDRYRDGTKMVSADAYKITPGSRAAFSEEYKQLDEDLAAYCRRDIRVLVLDDTNHERERLEQLFEMADQYQYQVVLVEPKTAWRLDCAQLKEKNQWQLSADDLKKLKPGLEKDFLPLYFGWFLTKKSSESLRKAGQTFLEELGNHKAFKKELRHFVSGDEPREKIELVTYFGKRPPGVLHCTTKFCDYGKAAGADEYTQQDVVKKSYSKAFTLTISALFVTPKTTGARVELSEQELALWPNDVDKLSPSDSLPRGSRAHITLGCSGDVEAVQTGIDLLEIVRQEKGGNRGEEVGELSRGKLYSLGSGRWLLSLAKKMEVRAIFTGYYGKGKAVPTRGGRKGGAFQSCTII, encoded by the exons ATGTCATCCTCAGGGGCCAAGGACAAGCCAGAGCTGCAGTTTCCCTTCCTGCAGGACGAGGAGACGGTGGCCACACTGCAGGAGTGCAAGACACTCTTCATCCTGCGTGGCCTGCCTGGGAGTGGCAAGTCCACGCTGGCCCGGGTCATCGTGGACAGGTACCGGGATGGCACCAAGATGGTGTCGGCCGACGCTTACAAGATCACTCCCGGCTCTCGGGCAGCCTTCTCTGAGGAGTACAAGCAGCTGGACGAGGACCTGGCTGCCTACTGCCGCCGGGACATCCGAGTCCTCGTGCTGGATGACACCAACCATGAGCGGGAGCGGCTGGAGCAGCTCTTTGAAATGGCTGACCAGTACCAGTACCAGGTGGTGCTGGTGGAGCCCAAGACAGCGTGGCGGCTGGACTGTGCCCAGCTCAAGGAGAAGAACCAGTGGCAGCTGTCGGCCGACGACCTGAAGAAGCTGAAGCCTGGGCTGGAGAAGGACTTCCTGCCACTCTACTTCGGCTGGTTCCTGACCAAGAAGAGTTCTGAGAGTCTCCGCAAAGCCGGCCAAACCTTCCTGGAAGAGCTGGGCAACCATAAGGCCTTCAAGAAGGAGCTACGACACT TTGTCTCTGGAGATGAGCCCAGGGAGAAGATTGAACTCGTCACCTACTTTGGGAAGAGACCCCCGGGTGTGCTGCACTGCACAACCAAGTTCTGTGACTACGGGAAGGCCGCTGGGGCAGACGAGTACACCCAGCAGGAT GTGGTGAAGAAGTCTTATAGCAAGGCCTTCACATTGACCATCTCTGCCCTTTTCGTGACACCCAAGACGACAGGAGCCCGAGTGGAGCTGAGCGAGCAGGAGCTGGCCTTGTGGCCAAACGACGTGGACAAGCTGTCCCCTTCTGACAGCCTGCCGCGGGGCAGCCGTGCGCACATCACCCTGGGCTGCTCGGGTGACGTGGAGGCTGTGCAGACGGGCATTGACCTGCTAGAGATTGTGCGGCAGGAGAAGGGGGGCAACCGTGGTGAGGAGGTGGGCGAGCTAAGCCGGGGCAAGCTCTACTCCTTGGGCAGCGGGCGCTGGCTGCTGAGCCTGGCTAAAAAGATGGAGGTCAGGGCCATCTTCACTGGATACTACGGGAAGGGCAAGGCTGTACCCACACGCGGTGGCCGCAAGGGTGGCGCCTTTCAGTCCTGCACCATCATCTGA
- the CNP gene encoding 2',3'-cyclic-nucleotide 3'-phosphodiesterase isoform X1 — MNRGFSRKSQTFLPKIFFRKMSSSGAKDKPELQFPFLQDEETVATLQECKTLFILRGLPGSGKSTLARVIVDRYRDGTKMVSADAYKITPGSRAAFSEEYKQLDEDLAAYCRRDIRVLVLDDTNHERERLEQLFEMADQYQYQVVLVEPKTAWRLDCAQLKEKNQWQLSADDLKKLKPGLEKDFLPLYFGWFLTKKSSESLRKAGQTFLEELGNHKAFKKELRHFVSGDEPREKIELVTYFGKRPPGVLHCTTKFCDYGKAAGADEYTQQDVVKKSYSKAFTLTISALFVTPKTTGARVELSEQELALWPNDVDKLSPSDSLPRGSRAHITLGCSGDVEAVQTGIDLLEIVRQEKGGNRGEEVGELSRGKLYSLGSGRWLLSLAKKMEVRAIFTGYYGKGKAVPTRGGRKGGAFQSCTII; from the exons ATG AATAGAGGCTTCTCCCGAAAGAGCCAAACGTTCCTGCCCAAGATCTTCTTCCGAAAAATGTCATCCTCAGGGGCCAAGGACAAGCCAGAGCTGCAGTTTCCCTTCCTGCAGGACGAGGAGACGGTGGCCACACTGCAGGAGTGCAAGACACTCTTCATCCTGCGTGGCCTGCCTGGGAGTGGCAAGTCCACGCTGGCCCGGGTCATCGTGGACAGGTACCGGGATGGCACCAAGATGGTGTCGGCCGACGCTTACAAGATCACTCCCGGCTCTCGGGCAGCCTTCTCTGAGGAGTACAAGCAGCTGGACGAGGACCTGGCTGCCTACTGCCGCCGGGACATCCGAGTCCTCGTGCTGGATGACACCAACCATGAGCGGGAGCGGCTGGAGCAGCTCTTTGAAATGGCTGACCAGTACCAGTACCAGGTGGTGCTGGTGGAGCCCAAGACAGCGTGGCGGCTGGACTGTGCCCAGCTCAAGGAGAAGAACCAGTGGCAGCTGTCGGCCGACGACCTGAAGAAGCTGAAGCCTGGGCTGGAGAAGGACTTCCTGCCACTCTACTTCGGCTGGTTCCTGACCAAGAAGAGTTCTGAGAGTCTCCGCAAAGCCGGCCAAACCTTCCTGGAAGAGCTGGGCAACCATAAGGCCTTCAAGAAGGAGCTACGACACT TTGTCTCTGGAGATGAGCCCAGGGAGAAGATTGAACTCGTCACCTACTTTGGGAAGAGACCCCCGGGTGTGCTGCACTGCACAACCAAGTTCTGTGACTACGGGAAGGCCGCTGGGGCAGACGAGTACACCCAGCAGGAT GTGGTGAAGAAGTCTTATAGCAAGGCCTTCACATTGACCATCTCTGCCCTTTTCGTGACACCCAAGACGACAGGAGCCCGAGTGGAGCTGAGCGAGCAGGAGCTGGCCTTGTGGCCAAACGACGTGGACAAGCTGTCCCCTTCTGACAGCCTGCCGCGGGGCAGCCGTGCGCACATCACCCTGGGCTGCTCGGGTGACGTGGAGGCTGTGCAGACGGGCATTGACCTGCTAGAGATTGTGCGGCAGGAGAAGGGGGGCAACCGTGGTGAGGAGGTGGGCGAGCTAAGCCGGGGCAAGCTCTACTCCTTGGGCAGCGGGCGCTGGCTGCTGAGCCTGGCTAAAAAGATGGAGGTCAGGGCCATCTTCACTGGATACTACGGGAAGGGCAAGGCTGTACCCACACGCGGTGGCCGCAAGGGTGGCGCCTTTCAGTCCTGCACCATCATCTGA